A genomic window from Geothermobacter ehrlichii includes:
- a CDS encoding methionine synthase, translating into MKAQVASLYQAVDLQQEIPPLLIGERCNPNGSKAFREALLSEDWDACLKIALDQEARGAQVLDLSVAYAGRDEKRDMITLVKKFAGSCRAPLMLDSTSPDTLEAVLPLYPGRAIINSINLEDGGKNLGRICRLAKKYGAAVVALTITEEGMALTCEQKVAAARRIYDLAVNRYGLRPQDILFDLLTFTVGSGDEKMVGAAIETLEAIRRVKRELPGVSFTLGVSNISFGLRPAARKVLNSVFLHEAVEAGLNTAIVDAAKIIPFNAISERDREVCLDLLYNRDPDREESPLMRFIAHFEQAAEEEEDGADERTFCEEELRRKVLRGEREGLEDLLCELRGRWRPLDIINNLLVPAMREVGELFGRGELLLPFVLQSAEVMKQSVALLEPHMEKVEGESRTSLLLATVAGDVHDIGKNLVDIILSNNGYKVYNIGIKVPAEEIIAKAKELRPDVIGLSGLLVKSALLMKENLAQFRAAGLNQPVLLGGAALTARFVAEECVPNYHAPVVYCADAFAGLKAMREFEAGTLVATRVEARDADPGSRPGPRAAEIDREVAVPEPPFFGSRIAEAIDPEELFTFVNEQALFRGRWGYRRGKLSAEDYRQLVQTEVLPAYERIRSQALAEGLLQPRVAWGYFRCRSEGDELVLEHEGRDYRYAFPRQGFPPHRCISDFFRSADEGSDVAGLFVVTLGERLAEKTRALYEADSYKDYLLWHGFGVELTDALAEYWHRKMRFELGIAQDEPETVDGYVVQRYRGSRFGFGYPACPDLELQRPTFELLQPGRIGVSLTENCEMVPEMTTSALVAHHPQAKYFAV; encoded by the coding sequence ATGAAAGCCCAGGTTGCCAGTCTCTACCAGGCGGTCGATCTGCAGCAGGAAATTCCGCCGCTGCTGATCGGTGAACGCTGCAATCCCAACGGCTCCAAGGCCTTTCGCGAGGCGCTTTTGAGCGAGGACTGGGACGCCTGCCTGAAGATCGCCCTCGACCAGGAGGCGCGCGGCGCCCAGGTGCTCGATCTCTCCGTCGCCTATGCCGGCCGCGACGAAAAGCGCGACATGATCACCCTGGTGAAGAAGTTCGCCGGAAGCTGTCGCGCGCCGTTGATGCTCGACTCGACCAGTCCCGATACCCTGGAGGCGGTGCTGCCGCTCTATCCCGGGCGGGCGATCATCAATTCGATCAACCTCGAGGATGGCGGCAAAAACCTCGGCCGCATCTGCCGGCTGGCGAAGAAGTACGGTGCGGCGGTGGTCGCCCTGACCATCACCGAGGAGGGGATGGCCCTCACCTGCGAGCAGAAGGTGGCGGCGGCCAGGCGCATCTACGATCTCGCCGTCAATCGCTACGGCTTGCGGCCGCAGGACATTCTCTTCGACCTGCTCACCTTCACCGTCGGCTCCGGCGACGAAAAGATGGTGGGGGCGGCGATCGAAACTCTCGAGGCCATCCGCCGGGTGAAGCGGGAGCTGCCCGGCGTCAGCTTCACTCTCGGGGTGAGCAACATCTCCTTCGGGCTGCGGCCGGCGGCACGCAAGGTGCTCAACTCGGTCTTTCTGCACGAGGCGGTCGAGGCGGGACTGAACACCGCCATCGTCGACGCCGCCAAGATCATCCCGTTCAACGCGATCTCCGAACGGGACCGCGAAGTCTGCCTCGACCTGCTCTACAACCGGGACCCGGACAGGGAAGAGTCGCCCCTGATGCGCTTCATCGCCCATTTCGAGCAGGCGGCGGAAGAGGAGGAAGACGGTGCGGATGAACGGACCTTCTGCGAGGAGGAGCTGCGGCGCAAGGTTCTCAGGGGGGAGCGGGAAGGTCTCGAGGATCTGCTCTGCGAGCTGCGCGGCCGCTGGCGGCCCCTCGACATCATCAACAACCTGCTGGTGCCGGCGATGCGCGAGGTCGGCGAACTGTTCGGTCGCGGCGAACTGCTGCTCCCCTTCGTTCTGCAGTCGGCCGAGGTGATGAAGCAGTCGGTCGCCCTGCTCGAACCGCACATGGAGAAGGTCGAGGGGGAGAGCCGGACCAGCCTGCTGCTCGCCACCGTCGCCGGTGACGTGCACGACATCGGCAAGAACCTGGTCGACATCATCCTCTCCAACAACGGCTACAAGGTCTACAATATCGGCATCAAGGTGCCGGCCGAAGAGATCATCGCCAAGGCGAAGGAACTCAGGCCCGACGTCATCGGTCTGTCGGGACTGCTGGTCAAGTCGGCGCTGCTGATGAAGGAGAACCTGGCCCAGTTCCGGGCCGCCGGCCTGAACCAGCCGGTACTGCTCGGCGGCGCCGCCCTGACCGCCCGTTTTGTCGCCGAGGAGTGCGTTCCCAACTACCATGCGCCGGTGGTCTATTGTGCCGATGCCTTCGCCGGGCTGAAGGCGATGCGCGAGTTCGAGGCCGGAACGCTGGTCGCGACCCGGGTGGAGGCGCGTGACGCCGATCCCGGCAGTCGGCCGGGGCCACGGGCAGCGGAGATCGACCGGGAGGTGGCCGTTCCCGAGCCGCCCTTCTTCGGCAGCCGTATCGCCGAGGCGATCGACCCGGAGGAGCTCTTCACCTTCGTCAACGAGCAGGCGCTGTTCCGTGGCCGCTGGGGCTACCGCCGCGGCAAGCTCTCGGCCGAGGACTACCGGCAGCTGGTGCAAACGGAGGTGCTGCCCGCCTACGAGCGCATCCGCAGCCAGGCGCTGGCCGAAGGACTGCTCCAACCCCGGGTGGCCTGGGGCTATTTCCGCTGCCGCAGCGAGGGGGACGAACTGGTGCTGGAACATGAGGGACGGGACTACCGCTACGCCTTTCCGCGCCAGGGATTCCCGCCGCACCGCTGCATCAGCGACTTCTTCCGCAGCGCCGACGAGGGCAGCGACGTCGCCGGGCTGTTCGTCGTCACCCTGGGGGAGCGCCTGGCGGAGAAGACCCGGGCGCTCTACGAGGCCGACAGCTACAAGGACTATCTGCTCTGGCACGGCTTCGGCGTCGAGCTGACCGACGCCCTGGCCGAGTACTGGCACCGGAAGATGCGCTTCGAGCTTGGCATCGCCCAGGACGAGCCGGAGACCGTCGACGGCTACGTGGTGCAGCGTTACCGGGGCAGCCGGTTCGGGTTCGGCTATCCGGCCTGTCCCGATCTTGAACTGCAGCGCCCGACTTTCGAGCTGCTGCAGCCGGGGCGCATCGGCGTCAGCCTGACCGAAAACTGTGAGATGGTGCCGGAGATGACGACGTCGGCGCTGGTGGCGCATCATCCGCAGGCGAAGTATTTTGCGGTGTAG
- a CDS encoding glycosyltransferase, whose amino-acid sequence MSIDLSRYRKRLLIGPWRLEGSTADHLDGAVVIPACGESDHLPATLAGLAANPEKELRDWLVVVVVNQPPSADERLKEDNLATLDWLHRNQKMLPHLAWVDATDEGTLFPARDAGVGLARKTGFDLALERLRGPAAILVSLDADTLVEDTYLPALRRHFATHAAGGATLPFRHQPAAGEAEQRAIDLYELYLRHYVLGLRLAGSSYAYHSIGSAFACRADAYIAAGGMNRRKAGEDFYFLQQLAKTSGVRPLGGTCVHPSSRTSQRVPFGTGEKVARLARGEPALLFPAPAAFRQLRLLLDFEPTAATPPAAVLDALTAGAPEAAEFLRREGWTDVWPRLCRQHRRPERLRKAFHDWFDALKTWRLIRLLSASHPVADPEAAVRDLLAAAGLDGDGDTATLLEKLRRLENDGEKETPPDRKYAMLAPSPPASWK is encoded by the coding sequence ATGAGCATCGACCTGTCCCGCTATCGCAAGCGCCTGCTCATCGGGCCCTGGCGGCTCGAGGGGTCGACCGCCGACCATCTCGACGGCGCGGTGGTCATTCCCGCCTGCGGCGAGTCGGACCACCTGCCGGCCACCCTGGCCGGCCTGGCGGCCAATCCGGAGAAGGAACTGCGCGACTGGCTGGTGGTGGTCGTGGTCAACCAGCCGCCGTCGGCCGACGAGCGCCTGAAGGAGGACAACCTGGCCACCCTCGACTGGCTGCATCGAAACCAAAAGATGCTGCCGCACCTGGCCTGGGTCGACGCCACCGATGAAGGGACGCTGTTTCCGGCCAGGGACGCCGGAGTCGGCCTGGCCCGCAAGACGGGCTTCGACCTGGCCCTCGAACGTTTGCGCGGCCCCGCCGCCATCCTGGTCAGCCTCGACGCCGACACCCTGGTCGAAGACACCTACCTGCCGGCGCTCCGCCGGCATTTCGCCACCCATGCCGCCGGCGGCGCCACCCTCCCCTTCCGGCATCAGCCGGCGGCCGGCGAAGCGGAACAGCGGGCCATCGACCTGTACGAACTCTACCTGCGCCACTATGTCCTCGGCCTGCGCCTGGCCGGCTCCTCCTACGCCTACCACAGCATCGGCAGCGCCTTCGCCTGTCGGGCCGACGCCTACATCGCCGCCGGCGGCATGAACCGGCGCAAGGCGGGCGAAGATTTCTACTTTCTGCAGCAGCTGGCCAAGACCAGCGGCGTCCGTCCCCTGGGCGGAACCTGTGTCCATCCTTCATCCCGGACCTCGCAACGGGTGCCCTTCGGTACCGGCGAGAAGGTCGCCCGGCTGGCCCGCGGCGAGCCGGCCCTGCTCTTCCCGGCCCCGGCCGCCTTCCGCCAGCTGCGCCTGCTGCTCGATTTCGAACCGACGGCCGCAACCCCGCCCGCCGCCGTCCTCGACGCACTGACCGCCGGAGCGCCCGAAGCGGCGGAGTTTCTCCGACGCGAGGGATGGACCGATGTCTGGCCGCGGCTCTGCCGCCAGCATCGCCGTCCGGAGCGGCTGCGCAAGGCCTTTCACGACTGGTTCGACGCCCTGAAAACCTGGCGGCTGATCCGCCTGCTGTCGGCGTCCCATCCGGTCGCCGACCCCGAGGCGGCAGTCCGCGACCTGCTGGCCGCCGCCGGTCTGGACGGCGACGGCGACACCGCCACCCTGCTCGAGAAGCTGCGCCGCCTCGAGAACGACGGGGAGAAAGAGACGCCGCCGGACCGAAAATATGCTATGCTTGCGCCGAGTCCGCCGGCTAGCTGGAAATGA
- the radC gene encoding RadC family protein, producing the protein MRSIKNWPEDERPREKLLRRGAEALSDAELLALVLRTGDAASGSSALDQARELLNRFGSLRALGQAGSSELQQQKGIGPAKAAELLGVFELARRFAADPLRPGARYGCSLDVYRHYHERLRDRKKEVFLTLLLDAKNRVIREIQVSEGSLTASIVHPREVFAPVIRESAAAVLFIHNHPSGDPTPSREDIELTARLRQAGEMMGIRVLDHIIIGNGDYVSFADRGL; encoded by the coding sequence ATGCGCTCCATAAAGAACTGGCCCGAGGATGAGCGGCCACGCGAAAAACTGCTGCGCCGGGGCGCCGAGGCGCTCTCCGACGCCGAGCTGCTGGCCCTGGTGTTGCGCACCGGCGACGCCGCCAGCGGCAGCAGCGCCCTCGACCAGGCGCGCGAGCTGCTGAACCGGTTCGGCTCCCTGCGGGCGCTGGGACAGGCCGGCAGCAGCGAACTGCAGCAACAGAAGGGCATCGGGCCGGCCAAGGCCGCCGAGCTGCTCGGCGTCTTCGAGCTGGCTCGTCGCTTTGCCGCCGATCCGCTGCGTCCCGGCGCACGTTACGGCTGTTCGCTCGATGTCTACCGGCACTACCACGAGCGGCTGCGCGACCGGAAGAAGGAAGTCTTTCTCACCCTGCTGCTCGACGCCAAGAACCGGGTCATCCGGGAGATCCAGGTCAGCGAGGGGAGCCTGACCGCCAGCATCGTCCATCCGCGCGAGGTCTTCGCCCCCGTCATCCGCGAATCGGCCGCCGCCGTCCTCTTCATCCACAACCATCCATCCGGCGATCCGACGCCGAGTCGCGAAGACATCGAACTGACCGCCCGTCTGCGCCAGGCCGGCGAGATGATGGGCATCCGGGTGCTCGACCACATCATCATCGGCAACGGCGACTACGTCAGTTTCGCCGACCGGGGGCTGTAG
- a CDS encoding transposase — protein MPRAARIILEGYPHYILQRGHDRRPVFHDVGDYLAFIGQLRRFRDQYRLAIWAWCLMPDHVHLLAVPRDGEGLAKGMGSVSLVHAQYLNRKYGGNGRIWHNRYFSCVVDGKERVRTAVGHIELNPVRAGKVRRPEEWPWSSARFHLLGKRDPLATAFPGYPGPEVWRDILAAPNPDAADALRRATRSGRPFAGEELIAELERRTGRRLRPGRPGRPRKQKAGSCP, from the coding sequence ATGCCGAGAGCCGCGCGCATCATACTCGAAGGCTATCCCCATTACATCCTGCAGCGGGGCCATGATCGCAGGCCGGTTTTTCACGACGTCGGCGATTACCTTGCCTTCATCGGGCAGCTGAGGCGTTTTCGCGATCAGTATCGGCTGGCGATCTGGGCCTGGTGCCTGATGCCGGATCATGTCCACCTGCTCGCCGTTCCCCGCGACGGCGAGGGGCTGGCCAAGGGGATGGGGAGCGTCAGCCTGGTCCACGCCCAGTACCTCAACCGCAAGTATGGCGGCAACGGCCGGATCTGGCACAATCGCTATTTTTCCTGTGTCGTCGACGGGAAGGAGCGGGTGCGGACGGCCGTCGGCCATATCGAACTCAATCCGGTGCGTGCCGGCAAGGTTCGGCGGCCGGAAGAATGGCCCTGGTCGAGCGCCCGCTTTCACCTGCTCGGCAAGCGGGATCCGCTGGCGACCGCCTTTCCCGGTTACCCGGGGCCGGAGGTGTGGCGCGACATTCTCGCCGCCCCAAATCCGGACGCGGCCGACGCCCTGCGCCGGGCGACCCGTTCGGGGCGGCCGTTCGCCGGCGAGGAGCTGATCGCCGAGCTCGAACGCCGGACCGGCCGCCGGCTGCGGCCGGGCAGGCCGGGGCGGCCGCGCAAGCAAAAGGCAGGGAGCTGTCCCTGA
- a CDS encoding homocysteine S-methyltransferase family protein, translating into MSFVDHPILIFDGACGTNLQQMVIPPEAWGGCEGCNEALNLYGPEFIVRLHREMLDAGAMVVETDTFGASSLVLAEYGLQDRVKEINRLAVENARQAIAGRAGRYVAGSVGPGTKLPSLGHIEVAELAASTREQIEALLEAGVDCLIIETCQDLLQTKTALVAAFEVLEAGGLELPVLVSVTIEQQGTMLVGSDIGAVVATLEPFPVFSLGLNCATGPQDMASHVRYLSRNWPARISCIPNQGLPEVVDGRTVYPLEPAEFAAQMHRFVTEEGVSVVGGCCGTSPEHIRALADRLAGVTPKQREVCR; encoded by the coding sequence ATGTCTTTCGTCGATCATCCGATACTGATCTTCGACGGTGCCTGTGGCACCAACCTGCAGCAGATGGTAATTCCGCCCGAGGCCTGGGGAGGCTGCGAAGGCTGCAACGAGGCCCTCAACCTCTACGGACCGGAATTCATTGTCCGACTGCATCGCGAGATGCTCGATGCCGGGGCGATGGTGGTCGAGACCGACACCTTCGGTGCCTCGAGCCTGGTGCTGGCCGAATACGGCCTGCAGGACCGGGTGAAGGAGATCAACCGGCTGGCGGTCGAGAACGCCCGCCAGGCGATCGCCGGGCGGGCCGGGCGCTATGTCGCCGGTTCGGTCGGTCCCGGCACCAAGCTGCCTTCCCTGGGGCATATCGAAGTGGCGGAGCTGGCCGCCTCGACCCGCGAGCAGATCGAGGCGCTGCTGGAGGCCGGCGTCGACTGCCTGATCATCGAGACCTGCCAGGATCTGCTGCAGACCAAGACGGCCCTGGTGGCGGCCTTCGAGGTGCTGGAGGCGGGCGGGCTCGAGCTGCCGGTTCTGGTTTCGGTGACCATCGAGCAGCAGGGAACCATGCTGGTCGGCAGCGATATCGGCGCCGTGGTGGCGACCCTGGAGCCCTTTCCGGTCTTTTCCCTCGGCCTCAACTGCGCCACCGGTCCGCAGGACATGGCCAGCCATGTGCGTTATCTGAGTCGCAACTGGCCGGCGCGGATCTCCTGCATCCCCAACCAGGGGCTGCCGGAAGTGGTCGACGGCCGGACCGTCTATCCGCTGGAGCCGGCCGAATTCGCGGCGCAGATGCACCGGTTCGTCACCGAGGAAGGGGTCAGCGTCGTCGGCGGCTGCTGCGGCACCAGCCCGGAGCATATCCGGGCGCTGGCCGACAGACTCGCCGGTGTGACGCCGAAACAGCGGGAGGTGTGCCGATGA
- a CDS encoding ferritin family protein — MPQEMKVQEAIRIILKTKKDLYGLYREASRRAEHPSGRQVFARLADEVRDNMRQFFHLYYGDDLGTFEQFIETPPASDSRLMAELKNAPSADLHDRHARELALHEEKEIERQLRMTAARVIDPVARQILERAADQTRQHHDLIESEYARTMGMVHETDIDTYVRE, encoded by the coding sequence ATGCCGCAGGAAATGAAGGTCCAGGAAGCCATCCGGATAATCCTGAAAACCAAGAAGGATCTTTACGGTTTATACCGTGAAGCGAGCCGCAGGGCCGAGCACCCCTCCGGCCGGCAGGTCTTCGCGCGTCTCGCCGACGAGGTGCGCGACAACATGCGGCAGTTCTTCCATCTCTACTACGGGGACGACCTTGGAACCTTCGAGCAGTTCATCGAAACGCCCCCGGCCAGCGATTCGCGGCTGATGGCCGAACTGAAGAACGCGCCGTCCGCCGACCTGCACGACCGGCATGCCCGCGAGCTGGCCCTGCATGAAGAGAAGGAAATCGAACGGCAGCTGCGCATGACCGCCGCCAGGGTGATCGATCCGGTCGCCCGGCAGATTCTGGAACGGGCCGCCGATCAGACGCGGCAGCACCACGACCTGATCGAATCGGAATACGCCCGCACCATGGGCATGGTGCACGAAACCGACATCGACACCTACGTTCGCGAATAG
- the miaA gene encoding tRNA (adenosine(37)-N6)-dimethylallyltransferase MiaA, whose translation MSSETREECRLLALLGATATGKTRVGVFLARELGGEIISADSRQVFRGMDLGTGKDLEEYGEVPAHLIDIRDAGEEFSVFDFQRAFLAAWEDIRQRRRFPLLVGGTGLYLDAALRGYRLVEVPENPHLRRELAVCTDEQLRERLQKLKPHQHNTTDLEDRQRLIRAIEIAEGEAKATDSLPPWPAMRPLVFGLRWDRRKLRHRIRLRLEQRLKQGMIDEVRRLHANGVDWKRLEYYGLEYRHIARFLQGQTSYNDMLQRLAGDIGRFAKRQETWFRRMERQGIAIHWVNGEHDPERTIAELLEQEGWRAAGAVLVRQR comes from the coding sequence ATGTCGTCCGAAACGAGAGAAGAATGCCGTCTGCTCGCCCTGCTCGGCGCCACTGCCACCGGCAAGACCCGGGTCGGCGTCTTTCTCGCCCGCGAGCTTGGCGGTGAAATCATCTCCGCCGACTCCCGCCAGGTCTTTCGCGGCATGGATCTCGGCACCGGCAAGGACCTGGAAGAGTACGGGGAGGTTCCGGCCCACCTGATCGACATCCGCGATGCCGGCGAGGAATTCAGCGTTTTCGACTTTCAGCGCGCCTTTCTCGCCGCCTGGGAGGATATCCGGCAACGCCGGCGCTTCCCCCTGCTGGTCGGCGGCACCGGGCTCTACCTCGACGCGGCGCTGCGCGGCTACCGCCTGGTCGAGGTGCCGGAAAATCCCCATCTGCGTCGGGAGCTGGCCGTCTGCACCGACGAACAGCTCCGCGAACGGCTGCAGAAACTGAAGCCGCACCAGCACAACACCACCGACCTTGAAGACCGGCAACGACTGATCCGCGCCATCGAAATCGCCGAAGGCGAAGCGAAAGCCACCGACAGCCTGCCTCCCTGGCCGGCCATGCGGCCGCTGGTCTTCGGCCTGCGCTGGGACCGCCGGAAACTGCGTCACCGCATCCGCCTGCGCCTGGAACAGCGCCTGAAACAGGGCATGATCGACGAGGTCCGCCGGCTGCACGCCAACGGCGTCGACTGGAAGCGGCTCGAATACTACGGCCTGGAATACCGCCATATAGCCCGTTTTCTGCAGGGGCAGACCAGCTACAACGACATGCTGCAGCGGCTGGCCGGCGACATCGGCCGCTTCGCCAAGCGGCAGGAAACCTGGTTCCGGCGCATGGAGCGGCAGGGAATCGCCATCCACTGGGTCAACGGCGAACACGATCCGGAACGGACCATTGCCGAGCTGCTGGAACAGGAAGGCTGGCGCGCCGCCGGCGCGGTCCTGGTGCGCCAGCGATGA
- a CDS encoding M23 family metallopeptidase: MRTSSVILLLVVLIGLVAGGIYYFRDTGGPVASLTPDGGPVSVRRPLLLVVDDADSGLKRVRVSLRQNDRELVLLERDFAPGTRHLQQKLSLKGLKLKNAPLQIRVEATDTAIYHFGQGNTSVQEFSLLFDSRPPTISVVSRSHNLNQGGSGLIVYTLSEEVERTGVEVGELFFPAFRQQDGRYLCLFSAPWNQDPKNLTFRVVAVDRAGNERRSGFYHHLNRKPRNRTRINVSDRFLETKMPDFQDQFPDTDDLVALFLKVNRELRRANRDRLKEIAAETAPSPLWQGAFLRPRGSNREPFATERTYLYRGRKIDSQVHLGVDIASVARGPVVAANSGTVVLAEEFGIYGQCVIIDHGLGLMSLYGHMSNIEVNVGDEVTKGQEIGRTGATGLAGGDHLHFGLLVDGLPVNPVEWWDRNWVKNNISRKLAGS; encoded by the coding sequence TTGCGTACATCGAGTGTCATTCTGCTTCTGGTGGTTCTCATCGGCCTGGTCGCCGGTGGCATCTATTACTTTCGCGATACCGGCGGCCCCGTCGCCAGCCTGACTCCCGACGGCGGCCCAGTCTCCGTACGCCGCCCGCTGCTGCTGGTGGTCGACGATGCCGACTCGGGCCTGAAACGGGTCCGGGTCAGCCTGCGGCAGAACGATCGCGAACTGGTCCTGCTGGAACGCGACTTCGCCCCGGGCACACGGCATCTGCAGCAGAAACTCTCCCTCAAGGGGCTGAAACTGAAGAACGCCCCGCTGCAGATCCGGGTCGAGGCGACAGACACCGCCATCTACCATTTCGGGCAGGGGAACACCTCGGTGCAGGAGTTTTCGCTGCTCTTCGACAGCAGACCGCCCACCATTTCGGTGGTCAGCCGCAGCCACAACCTCAACCAGGGAGGAAGCGGCCTGATCGTCTACACCCTCAGCGAAGAGGTCGAGCGAACCGGCGTCGAGGTCGGAGAACTTTTCTTCCCCGCCTTCCGACAACAGGACGGCCGCTATCTCTGCCTCTTTTCAGCGCCCTGGAACCAGGATCCGAAGAATCTGACCTTCCGGGTGGTCGCCGTCGACCGGGCCGGCAACGAACGGCGATCGGGCTTCTATCACCATCTCAACCGCAAGCCGCGCAACCGGACCCGTATCAACGTCAGCGACCGGTTTCTCGAAACCAAGATGCCAGACTTCCAGGACCAGTTCCCGGACACCGACGACCTGGTGGCGCTCTTTCTCAAGGTCAACCGTGAACTGCGCCGGGCCAACCGGGACCGGCTGAAGGAGATCGCCGCCGAAACCGCCCCCTCGCCCCTGTGGCAGGGCGCCTTCCTGCGTCCCAGGGGGAGCAATCGCGAACCCTTCGCCACCGAGCGCACCTATCTCTACCGGGGACGCAAGATCGACAGCCAGGTGCATCTCGGCGTCGACATCGCCTCGGTCGCCCGCGGCCCCGTGGTCGCCGCCAACAGCGGCACGGTGGTGCTGGCCGAGGAGTTCGGCATCTACGGCCAGTGCGTCATCATCGACCATGGTCTCGGGCTGATGAGTCTCTACGGCCACATGAGCAACATCGAGGTCAATGTCGGCGACGAAGTCACCAAGGGGCAGGAGATCGGCCGCACCGGCGCCACCGGGCTGGCCGGGGGCGACCACCTGCACTTCGGCCTGCTGGTCGACGGCCTGCCGGTCAACCCGGTCGAATGGTGGGACCGCAACTGGGTCAAAAACAACATTTCCCGCAAGCTGGCTGGATCCTGA
- the pcnB gene encoding polynucleotide adenylyltransferase PcnB, whose translation MKKEEPPTYVPPEEPIILPRAEHPISRRQIDENSLKVLYRLHRNGYKAYLVGGGVRDLLLGRQPKDFDVGTDATPGQVKKLFRNCFLVGRRFRLAHIRFAGGALVEVATFRREATPEDVPDDLASNPHYAENLFGTPRQDAFRRDFTINALFYDIADFSVIDHVGGLRDLREKRIRVIGDPLERFREDPVRMLRALEFAARLGFTLDPAAEEGIRARAALLAEASPARLREELMELFRQRVAAAVLPECERFGLLEYLIPGYRLTDGTRRLLAALDERPEEGTAVAEPQVLAALYHQRFFDSLGDGREMNLGEVIGRAGHLLRSHCQHFRIANGIRHQAAELLIGCYRLRQGVGRRGHQRFLRHPAFPQVLQFFELCCRAGLDDRELLQAWRTSTEASARTAGKRRRRPRRRPRRKPHHPAT comes from the coding sequence ATGAAGAAGGAAGAGCCCCCCACATACGTTCCGCCCGAAGAGCCGATCATCCTGCCGCGCGCCGAGCACCCGATTTCGCGTCGGCAGATCGATGAAAACTCCCTCAAGGTCCTCTATCGTTTGCACCGCAACGGCTACAAGGCCTATCTGGTCGGCGGCGGCGTGCGGGATCTGCTGCTGGGCAGACAGCCGAAGGATTTCGATGTCGGCACCGACGCCACTCCGGGGCAGGTGAAGAAGCTCTTTCGCAACTGCTTTCTGGTCGGGCGTCGCTTCCGGCTGGCGCATATCCGCTTTGCCGGCGGGGCGCTGGTCGAGGTGGCCACCTTCCGGCGCGAGGCGACGCCCGAGGACGTGCCGGACGATTTGGCCAGCAATCCGCACTATGCCGAGAACCTGTTCGGTACTCCGCGCCAGGACGCCTTCCGGCGCGATTTCACCATCAACGCTCTCTTCTATGACATTGCCGATTTCAGCGTCATCGACCATGTCGGCGGCCTGCGCGACCTGCGGGAGAAGCGGATCCGGGTGATCGGCGACCCCCTGGAGCGTTTTCGCGAAGATCCGGTGCGCATGCTGCGCGCTCTCGAGTTCGCCGCCCGTCTCGGATTCACCCTCGATCCGGCCGCCGAAGAGGGCATTCGCGCCCGGGCGGCGCTGCTGGCCGAGGCGTCACCGGCCCGGTTGCGGGAAGAGCTGATGGAGTTGTTCCGCCAGCGGGTGGCGGCAGCGGTTCTGCCCGAGTGCGAACGTTTCGGTCTGCTCGAATATCTGATTCCCGGCTACCGGCTGACCGACGGTACCAGGCGGCTGCTCGCGGCACTGGACGAGCGGCCGGAAGAGGGGACGGCCGTGGCGGAGCCGCAGGTTCTGGCCGCGCTCTACCATCAGCGATTCTTTGACAGCCTGGGTGACGGGCGGGAGATGAATCTGGGCGAGGTCATCGGCCGGGCCGGCCATCTGCTGCGTTCGCATTGCCAGCATTTCCGCATCGCCAACGGCATCCGGCATCAGGCGGCCGAATTGCTGATCGGTTGCTACCGGCTGCGGCAGGGGGTGGGCCGCCGGGGGCACCAGCGTTTTTTGCGCCATCCGGCCTTTCCCCAGGTGCTGCAGTTTTTCGAGCTCTGCTGTCGGGCGGGACTGGACGACCGGGAGCTGCTGCAGGCCTGGCGCACGTCGACCGAGGCGTCGGCACGCACCGCGGGCAAGCGGCGCCGCCGGCCGCGGCGACGACCGCGCCGCAAGCCGCATCATCCGGCAACCTGA